CCGACAGATTCAAGATATACGAATAGGTGTTTTGACCATCCGTGAAAAATGGGAGCAGCTACTTGGTTTGCCCTCCTTTGATAAACAGGAAGATGACTATAAGGACCAGGAAAGAGCCCTGATTATTGATGATGCCATAAATGATGATATTCTTTATTTGATTCATGGAAATATTATCCCTACGCCCAAATTAGCCAAACAAGTAAAGAAGCTTAAGCCGGGGGAATTTATATCTGTACCCGGCCAAGCGGGTCTTGTTTATTGTATTTGCCGGGAGCAAATTGTTCATAAAGAAAGAATTCGGGTTGAAAAAGCCGTAAAGCTAACGGCTGAATATAAAGAGGTTAAATACCCTTGGGATATTTTTGGATTAAATGCGTGGGCTATCCAGCAAGATGTTGAATGGCTGAAAAAGAATAGAAAGCTTCAAGCGCCATCTGATACAAACAAGCTGATCAACGCTGAAGAAATCTACATTGAAAAAGGAGCTATTGTAGAGCATTGTTTTTTGAATGCCACTGATGGGCCTATCTATATTGGAAAAGGCGCAACGGTAATGGAAGGAGCTATGCTGCGTGGTCCTTTGGCTATAGGCGAAGGTGCCATAATAAAGATGGGATCAAAAATATATGGTGCTACTACTATTGGACCTTATTGCAGTGCAGGCGGAGAGATAAAGAATAGTGTGTTTTTTGGCTATTCAAATAAAGCTCATGACGGCTATTTAGGCGATGCGGTTATTGGGGAGTGGTGCAATATGGGCGCTGGTACGTCTTGTTCTAATGTAAAGAACAATGCCTCTACCATTGCGG
This genomic interval from Flavisolibacter tropicus contains the following:
- a CDS encoding putative sugar nucleotidyl transferase, whose translation is MNKIVFTEEFCSPENLFPFTLTRQIQDIRIGVLTIREKWEQLLGLPSFDKQEDDYKDQERALIIDDAINDDILYLIHGNIIPTPKLAKQVKKLKPGEFISVPGQAGLVYCICREQIVHKERIRVEKAVKLTAEYKEVKYPWDIFGLNAWAIQQDVEWLKKNRKLQAPSDTNKLINAEEIYIEKGAIVEHCFLNATDGPIYIGKGATVMEGAMLRGPLAIGEGAIIKMGSKIYGATTIGPYCSAGGEIKNSVFFGYSNKAHDGYLGDAVIGEWCNMGAGTSCSNVKNNASTIAVYTPNGPVPVGLKCGVLMGDYTRTAINTSINSGTVIGVSCNVFGNGLTPKYIPSFSWGSEGIKRYELDRALEHIENWKKLKQQTLTTAESVILKHIFDHY